In the Telopea speciosissima isolate NSW1024214 ecotype Mountain lineage chromosome 2, Tspe_v1, whole genome shotgun sequence genome, one interval contains:
- the LOC122650634 gene encoding uncharacterized protein LOC122650634: MDKSWIHKSRDRGFRAGDIYEAGVNGFLNFAFSKVPIGEKILCPCVNCINQRLGTWDEVFDHLIVDGIMTGYTIWSFHGDDISSNTTVTENVTVDEEDEDIVNMHDILQDAFPGQTFEGVGVGTTSGHTEEIRDDSQKLHRLMQEAEKALYPKCNKFINRHSCCIISHKVPMQWSDKSFSMLLDLLKKALPQGNTLPNSLYEAKKMVKDLGLSYNKIDACPNDCMLYWKDASNEKSYRICGASRYESKSKVPEKTLRHFPLIPRVQRLYRSSVTSSDMRWHKDGRIDDGKIRHPADAEAWKDL, translated from the coding sequence ATGGATAAGAGTTGGATTCATAAGTCACGGGATCGTGGATTCCGTGCGGGCGATATATATGAAGCTGGTGTAAATGGCTTCCTAAACTTTGCTTTTTCCAAAGTACCCATAGGAGAGAAGATTTTATGCCCATGTGTAAATTGCATTAATCAACGATTGGGAACATGGGATGAAGTGTTTGACCACTTGATAGTTGATGGAATTATGACTGGTTACACGATATGGAGTTTCCATGGGGACGACATATCTTCAAATACCACAGTGACAGAAAATGTTACagttgatgaagaagatgaagatattGTTAACATGCATGACATACTTCAAGATGCATTTCCCGGTCAAACCTTTGAAGGAGTTGGTGTTGGTACCACAAGTGGACACACAGAGGAAATAAGAGATGATTCACAAAAATTGCATAGATTGATGCAAGAAGCAGAGAAGGCATTATATCCAAAATGTAATAAATTCATAAATCGTCATTCATGTTGCATTATATCACATAAAGTGCCTATGCAATGGAGTGACAAATCTTTCTCTATGTTAttggatttattgaagaaagcaCTACCACAAGGTAACACCTTGCCGAATTCTTTATATGAAGCAAAGAAGATGGTTAAGGACTTGGGACTCAGTTACAACAAGATCGATGCATGCCCCAATGATTGTATGCTATATTGGAAGGATGCATCTAATGAAAAGTCTTATCGCATTTGTGGGGCATCAAGGTATGAATCCAAAAGCAAAGTTCCAGAAAAAACATTACGTCACTTCCCTTTGATACCAAGGGTTCAAAGATTGTATAGGTCATCAGTAACATCATCTGACATGAGATGGCATAAAGATGGACGTATAGATGATGGAAAAATACGCCATCCTGCAGACGCAGAAGCATGGAAGGACCTTTGA